GATATTCCCTACTCCATTATCAGCGACGAGCAGCGCCTCGCGCAGGTGATCGCCAACCTTCTTTCCAACGCGGTAAAATTTACGCCGGAACAGGGAACCATAACCCTGGCGGCCCGGAAAACGGAAGAAAAGGACGGCGAATGCACGCTGCTCGTCTCCGTCACGGATACCGGCATCGGCGTCCCCCCGGAACACCAGGCGCGGCTGTTCAATTCCTTCGAGCAGGCGGACGGCGGCATATCCCGCAAGTTCGGCGGCACGGGACTCGGCCTTGCCATATCCAAACGCATCGTCTCCCTGATGGGCGGCGAAATCCGGGTGGAGTCCGAGGCGGGCAAGGGCTCGACATTCTCCTTCACCGTGAGGGCGCAGCGCGGCGCCGCGACGAGCGAAGGCGCGCTCGCCGACATAGACTGGAACGACCTGCGCGTTCTGCTCGTGGACGACGCGCCCGAGGTCGGGGAATACTTCAGCAACCTCGCCCGGAATCTCGGCTTTGCCTGCACCGTGGCCAACAGCGGATTCGAGGCGCTCGCCATCCTGCGGGACAAAGGGCCTGCCGCCTTCGACATCATTTTCGCGGATTGGAAAATGCCCGGCATGGACGGCATTGAACTGGCCGGGAAAATCACGGATTTCGGCAAGGAACAACCCATTATCATCATGATTTCCGCGACGGAGTGGAGCGATATCGAAAAAGACGCCAAGGCCGCCGGGGTAAAACACTTCGTCCCCAAACCGCTGTTCGCCGCCGCCATCATAGACGCCATCAGCGAATCCCTGGGGAAAAAAGCGGTCGCCGACCAGGCCGCCGCGCTGGCCGACAAGGACTGCTTTGCCGCGTTCACCATCCTCCTGGCGGAAGATATCGCGATAAACCGGGAAATCGTCATCACCATGCTGGAAGATACCGGCATTGCCATCGACACCGCTGAAAACGGGAAGGAAGCCTGCGAACTGTTCCGCGCCGCCCCGGACAAATACGCCATGATTTTCATGGATATCCACATGCCCGAGGTGGACGGGTACGAAGCCACCAGACGGATCCGCGCCATGCGCGATATCCCGCGCGCCGGGACCGTCCCCATCATCGCCATGACCGCCAACGTGTTCCGGGAAGATATCGAGCGCTGTCTCGCGGCCGGGATGAACGGGCATATTGGCAAGCCCATCGATTTTGCCGCGTTGATGGAAAAACTCCGCGAACGGTGCGGGGAACGGTAGATTCGGGCGGAAAAAGAAACGCAAACAGCCCCCGGGATGCCGTATCCCGGGGGCTGTTTGCGTTTATGGCGCCGAAGCGCTGCTAGACAGTGTCGTCACGAGATGATTTTTTGTTCTCCGGCAAGGAAGATGAGCCTTTTATGAAGGGAGCGTACTCTGATGGTACGTGACCGGAATAAAAAGCGAAATCTGACGCGGCCGGGAACAAAAAAGCGCTCGTGACGGCACTGTCTAGTACCGGTAGTGGTCCGGCTTGTAGGGCCCTTCCACGGTGACGCCGATATACCCGGCCTGTTCCTTGGTCAAGGTGGTCAGCGTCACGCCAAGCCGCGCGAGGTGCAGCCGGGCCACGTCCTCGTCGAGCTTCTTGGGCAGGGTATAGACCTTTTTCTCCAGCTTTTTGGTCGCCAGTTCGATCTGGGCCAGGGTCTGGTTGGTGAAGCTGTTGGACATGACGAAGCTGGGGTGCCCCGTGGCGCAGCCCAGGTTCACAAGGCGGCCTTCCGCCAGGATGACGAGGGACCGCCCGGAAGGCAGGGTCCATTTGTCCACCTGGGGTTTGATGTTCCGCTTCACGCACCCCTTGGTGGTTTCCAGGAAATTCATGTCGATTTCGTTGTCGAAATGGCCGATGTTGCAGACGATGGCTTCGTCCTTCATGCCCATCATGTGCGCGCCGGTAATGACGTGGTAGTTGCCCGTGGCCGTAACGAAAATATCCGCTTCGGGCAGGGCTTTTTCCACGGTGGTGACTTCATAGCCTTCCATGGCGGCCTGCAGGGCGCAAATCGGGTCGATTTCCGTGACCAGCACCCGCGCGCCGAACCCGCGCATGCTCTGCGCGCAGCCTTTGCCTACGTCGCCGTAGCCGCAGACCAGGACGACCTTGCCCGCGACCATGATGTCCGTCGCGCGCTTGATGCCGTCCGCCAGGGATTCGCGGCAGCCGTAGAGGTTGTCGAACTTGGATTTCGTCACGGAATCGTTGACGTTGATGGCCGGGAACAGCAGCTTGCCTTCCTTTTCCATCTGATACAGGCGGTGCACGCCGGTCGTGGTTTCCTCGGAAACGCCCCGGACCTTGGCGGCGATGCGCGTCCATTTGCCGGGATCCGTCGTAAGGCTGAGCGCCAGACGGTCCAGAATAATCTGCAGTTCCTTGTTGTCCGTCTTTTCCCGCACGACGGCGGCGTCTTTTTCCGCGTCCACGCCCTTGTGGATCATGAGCGTGGCGTCGCCGCCGTCATCCACGATGAGGTCCGGACCGGAGCCGTCGGGCCAGGTCAGGGCCATTTCTGTGCACCACCAGTATTCCTCGAGGTTCTCCCCTTTCCAGGCGAAAACCTTGGCCATGCCGGATTCGGCAATGGCGGCCGCCGCGTGATCCTGGGTGGAGAAAATGTTGCAGGAGGCCCAGCGCAGATCCGCGCCAAGGGCA
The DNA window shown above is from uncultured delta proteobacterium and carries:
- the ahcY gene encoding Adenosylhomocysteinase; translated protein: MNTAKPLDLALQHKVADLALAEFGAKEMQLSEREMPGLMELIRLYGDKKPLKGLKITGSLHMTIQTAMLIKTLHALGADLRWASCNIFSTQDHAAAAIAESGMAKVFAWKGENLEEYWWCTEMALTWPDGSGPDLIVDDGGDATLMIHKGVDAEKDAAVVREKTDNKELQIILDRLALSLTTDPGKWTRIAAKVRGVSEETTTGVHRLYQMEKEGKLLFPAINVNDSVTKSKFDNLYGCRESLADGIKRATDIMVAGKVVLVCGYGDVGKGCAQSMRGFGARVLVTEIDPICALQAAMEGYEVTTVEKALPEADIFVTATGNYHVITGAHMMGMKDEAIVCNIGHFDNEIDMNFLETTKGCVKRNIKPQVDKWTLPSGRSLVILAEGRLVNLGCATGHPSFVMSNSFTNQTLAQIELATKKLEKKVYTLPKKLDEDVARLHLARLGVTLTTLTKEQAGYIGVTVEGPYKPDHYRY